GTTGTCACAATTAACGTCGTTTTCACAAATTCGGTCGGTATATTTCACGGGCAATATATCTGGCGTTAAAGGTGTTATATACAACgtactttaataaattattttattaaagttaattggtGTGTTAATTAATCGGCTTTAATTGTAATACAAACCTCAAAGTCTAAATTGGTTGGTTCCTCATGCCTATTCTTGGCTCGGTGACGGTTCAGAGCCCGCTTTAACAGTTTCTGTTTTGGGGCCAGGAACCGCTGTTCTTCCGGGATAAGATTGGTCATCACATGAGTCACTACTTCCATGGCTCGCCGGTGCGGATCTAGCTCCATCAGATGCTTgctctgaaataaaaaaattgtaacgAAGCTGAAATAAAACAGCGTAAAAAACCATTCGGACATTGTGACATAATGAGAAATTGCACCTTGTTTCTGTTTGCataccattttttaaataaataaataataggcCTACCACTGccgacatatttttaaaataaataaataaaaggcctaccattgccgatatatttgttaaataaataaataataggcCTGCCACTGCCGATAACTCTGCTTTGACGGCCAGTCTTAAGTCCGCGGGGTGCGCGGGATCTTGTAGACCTGGTTTGAAATGGTCACCGTGTTGGCTGACAGTTGCATGGCATCGCATCTTTGTTGACCGTACACCACACGTCCACAACGTAGACTTCTTGTTGGCTTTCCGCAaaaaaagacgaaaaaaatacagtacATTTAGAATGATGAATGCGGAAATATTTCGCACATCTTTTTATCATAAGAACTGAAAGTCTTTTAATATTAACTTTGTATATACAAGCTGTTCGTGTTTTAAAAGTATAATGATGTCTGCATGAAATTAACACCATGAATATCAGCCGATCAAGGGTGAGTTACCTTTACTCCATAAGAATAGCCATTGCTGGTCACCAGTAGTTTACCGCCTCGTTTACCGCCCTTTTCCAGCACTTAGTACGTCAATGCCTCTTCTTCCATAATATGGTTTGGAAGATCTGGTTCTGCATTGAGGGACCTAAAAATCCAATCAAAATTTCAATTTCGTGAATTTTATTTAGTTATTGTATAATGTTAGAAACGCTAAATTTAATGTAAGGAATTGTGCCGTTTATGTTCTGATAACAATATAGCAAGTTGACAAATGCTTTACGCACTGCGTTAAGACCCGGTTTACCGAAGCACTACTCATTTTGTAAGCACATTTTTCAATTTGCACTTAATTTATgaagttgtagaaatatttaatacataaacaactagtaaatttataaaataatcaatacaCAAATGCACAATaaagaataaaagaaatataacAGCAAACAAATATTTCTCTATCGGACTTAAATTATATGAAAACAAAGTATGACAATTTGCATACTGAACGTGCGTTCTTAACTTTTTTTTAGAAGAAAGGAAATTAATTGATAAAAAGAGCGGACGAGGCGATCATTCGTTTACCGGTAATcatattaaataaacttattGTTGCAACTCACGTGTCTTGTGGTTCTTCCGGGTCATCTGCCACTCTGTGATTTACGTCAAAACTCATGTCGAAGTGAGCGTCAACCTGCATCGGCTTTTCCTGGACTGGTTCTTCCGTGGGCTCAGGATATTCCCTCTGCTCTAGATGGACTGGTTCTTCCGTGGGCTCAGTATCTTCCCTCTGCTCTAGATGGACTGGTTCTACCGTGGGCTCAGTATCTTCCATGTGCTCAGGATAGACGGTTTCTTCCATCGGCTCGGGTTCTTGCTTAGGCTCCGTATTTCCGGTTTCTTCCAAAGGCTCTGGATCGATGGTCTGAAGATGGCACGGTCTGCATATAAAATGCAGTTCGAGCTGTGATTTACGGGCCTGGTGATACTCCCTGCTGATATACCTAAACAGAAGACCCTGATATACACTATCATACTCGTAATGATGGGGCAAATTATGTAAAAACCTAACGCTTATTACAGTAAATATCATTAACTGCAGACAGCAATGTGAACACCTTTACGCTTTCAATGCAAGGAAATGTTCAGCACGGAATTACATGTTAAGTCGGAatatatgtcattttatttttacaaaataagtcCAATCTATTTCCCTGATTACATTATATACGGCAGACATTAAcagaaatattcatttaaatattgaaagGGAAAATAGTGAAATGTGGACAGCAACGACAACATGcagaatataataaaatatataagcatCTCATACCTGTATCACATGTCCGATGTTGCCATCTGTCACATAAATCGCATGTGATGGCATGTTTGCGAGGTGTCACTATCTGATCACACGAAATACACAATTCGTCTGTCATAAGAACGTGTCGAAATATAAAATCACGAATGACGATGCCATAGCcaagttgctttttatatacactttcggcgaatatcttgagatcaaaagatgcaaactggcttaaagtttttaaaaacaatataacgcCTTTATAATGTCTCCTTTTGATGTTTCTGTACTAGTAATTAGTCAATCATCTGATCACACGTCTTCCGATCTAAGTgtgtttgataattgttaaattggtcccgaaattattttaattggcaaatcAAAGCATCATACCTCTGCCAAACTAATTACTCGTGAAACTTAACGTTTGTTACACAATGAATCATAATGTTTCCGttatttaattgcaattaaaatcaaacggATAATTAAGCAGAcatcaaatttgtaataattaaataatcttaatttcctatatatgataaacaagtactaaattaaaattgcaattaataatcaaatttgtattaaaaatctgaaatttccatatatgttaaaaaatactATTCGGAGCGAAATAATCATTTACAAAAGCCTAATATTACATAAGaattaaataagggcgaaacaacccacttgtaagggcgaaacgacccggggcgaaacgacccggggtGACAGAGGGCGAACGGgattaagggcgaaacgacctgaGACCCTCCACCAATCAGAAATCTCGTTACAATGCTTGCACATGCGTCGTTCAAAATGGCCGAAAATCACAACATTTCGCCGGCAATATTTCCTCCACCAGAAACTCTGCAAAATGAAGCCCACGTCAAAAGTATGGAGCAATACAGAGACATGTACAAACACTCAGTCGAAGATCCAGATGGTTTCTGGGGCGACATCGCTCGCGAATTTCACTGGGCGTCCCCACCAACGGGGAAATTTCTTGAGTACAACTTCGATGTGAGAAATGGGTCCATATTTATAAAGTGGATGCAGGGATCAAAAACGAACGTCTGCTACAATGCGCTTGATAGGCATGTCAAAAA
This sequence is a window from Dreissena polymorpha isolate Duluth1 chromosome 16, UMN_Dpol_1.0, whole genome shotgun sequence. Protein-coding genes within it:
- the LOC127862854 gene encoding 110 kDa antigen-like produces the protein MIFTVISVRFLHNLPHHYEYDSVYQGLLFRYISREYHQARKSQLELHFICRPCHLQTIDPEPLEETGNTEPKQEPEPMEETVYPEHMEDTEPTVEPVHLEQREDTEPTEEPVHLEQREYPEPTEEPVQEKPMQVDAHFDMSFDVNHRVADDPEEPQDTSLNAEPDLPNHIMEEEALTY